One genomic window of Corynebacterium diphtheriae includes the following:
- a CDS encoding VaFE repeat-containing surface-anchored protein, with translation MVFKVKNDKVLLKNGENWSEVKKFVSEDSKPLKAYNDFEHYDYSWGTTSFGKFYYIDRDHENKSANADEIIYCFNLGRKQPLDSSDYGASYNSWETVPTFKAQYGAETLIKHATKPRIKDPQKFGDAIQRVIYAGHPKDSKKFKGDLTPTAFRTITQMAIYYFTDSFGLEELEEVVAKEGRNSENTHGFAGILDPENAKIKEAYEALIAYAEGDEKVPDDMRTPLYVTSDNKFQNFVGTRTNPKSVLPVIEMIDRKAPLMPKEHEVLISKVDLGGTGVVGAKLRILKGDAESSKKPEVAMDLQDNTPAEWVTEADDAHTVKLAAGKYKLEETFAPAPLKVITTFEFEVDYRGVVTLGEVKTAGERDGEAVLEARVQGDDNNVITVVDGQVTLNTNAYDADAPRWDNTLETTGGTIADAIRYEGLVPGKQYRVKGELMDKTTKESLDVVKIDTFTPEAANGEHIMKFDVDTSLAGKSIVVFETIYEVNGKEIKEDTPYVVRHADIDSASQTIVVDSAYTPKNISTQAYNKDDVNKGKIIPADGGTVVDVVTYKGLKTGNTYTISGELMDKETQKGTGITSQKTFTAEGTDGEVELEFILGPGFAGKDLVVFETLRDDGGFEVATHTDIKSASQTVSVASLKESSGWEIWAAGAVIGAGIIGLISGNGSSAPGTGSSNVHPSPKPSTQPSVAPTSVPSNADKSQEKTGKGSNMLAKTGASILGLLIAAILFTLAGFGLVSWRRKN, from the coding sequence ATAGTATTCAAAGTCAAAAACGATAAAGTACTTCTCAAAAATGGTGAGAATTGGAGTGAAGTCAAGAAGTTTGTTTCAGAAGATTCAAAGCCATTAAAAGCTTATAATGATTTTGAACATTATGATTATTCTTGGGGTACAACGTCTTTCGGGAAGTTCTATTATATCGATCGTGATCATGAAAATAAATCGGCAAACGCTGATGAGATTATTTATTGCTTTAACCTTGGCCGAAAACAACCGTTAGATTCTTCTGATTACGGTGCATCCTATAATTCGTGGGAAACTGTTCCGACTTTCAAAGCTCAGTATGGCGCGGAGACTTTGATTAAGCACGCAACGAAGCCAAGGATCAAAGACCCCCAAAAATTCGGTGATGCCATCCAACGTGTAATTTACGCTGGACATCCAAAAGATTCCAAAAAATTCAAGGGTGACTTGACTCCTACCGCTTTCCGTACAATTACTCAAATGGCTATTTATTACTTTACTGATTCTTTTGGTCTTGAGGAATTAGAGGAAGTAGTAGCTAAAGAAGGACGTAATTCGGAGAATACGCATGGTTTTGCGGGAATTTTGGACCCTGAAAATGCAAAAATAAAGGAAGCCTACGAAGCCTTAATTGCCTATGCTGAAGGAGACGAGAAAGTCCCCGATGATATGAGGACTCCTCTGTATGTAACGAGCGATAATAAATTCCAAAATTTTGTAGGTACACGGACTAATCCTAAGTCGGTACTTCCCGTTATTGAGATGATTGACCGGAAAGCCCCGTTGATGCCTAAGGAGCATGAGGTTCTCATTTCGAAAGTGGACTTGGGCGGTACGGGTGTTGTTGGTGCGAAGCTTCGTATTTTGAAGGGTGATGCAGAGTCTTCAAAGAAGCCTGAGGTTGCTATGGATTTGCAGGATAACACTCCTGCTGAGTGGGTGACGGAGGCGGATGATGCTCATACGGTGAAGCTTGCGGCTGGTAAGTACAAGTTGGAAGAAACTTTTGCTCCTGCTCCGTTGAAGGTCATCACTACGTTTGAGTTTGAGGTTGATTATCGTGGTGTTGTTACGTTGGGTGAGGTTAAGACTGCTGGTGAGCGTGATGGGGAAGCTGTTTTAGAAGCTCGGGTCCAAGGTGATGACAACAATGTGATTACTGTTGTCGATGGTCAAGTTACTTTGAATACAAACGCTTATGATGCGGATGCTCCTCGTTGGGACAACACGTTGGAAACAACTGGCGGAACTATTGCAGATGCGATCCGCTATGAAGGCTTGGTACCAGGTAAGCAGTACCGTGTTAAAGGCGAGTTGATGGATAAGACCACTAAGGAATCTCTTGATGTAGTAAAGATCGACACCTTCACGCCTGAAGCTGCCAACGGCGAACATATTATGAAGTTCGACGTAGATACATCCTTAGCAGGAAAGTCTATCGTTGTTTTCGAAACTATTTATGAGGTTAACGGTAAAGAGATCAAAGAAGACACACCTTATGTAGTGCGCCATGCAGATATTGATTCTGCCTCACAAACGATCGTTGTTGATAGTGCCTATACACCAAAGAATATCTCCACACAGGCTTACAATAAAGACGACGTCAATAAAGGAAAGATTATACCTGCTGATGGTGGCACAGTTGTTGACGTTGTAACTTATAAAGGCCTAAAGACTGGAAATACCTATACTATTTCTGGCGAACTGATGGATAAAGAAACCCAGAAAGGCACAGGTATTACCTCACAAAAGACATTCACCGCAGAGGGTACTGATGGTGAGGTAGAGCTTGAATTTATCCTGGGTCCAGGATTCGCTGGAAAAGATCTAGTCGTATTCGAAACTCTCAGGGACGATGGCGGTTTTGAGGTTGCTACGCATACGGATATCAAGTCAGCTTCCCAAACTGTTTCTGTGGCTTCTCTGAAAGAAAGCTCTGGATGGGAAATATGGGCCGCGGGAGCCGTTATCGGAGCAGGCATTATCGGTTTAATTTCCGGTAATGGTAGTTCAGCACCTGGCACTGGTTCATCAAATGTTCACCCGAGCCCAAAACCAAGTACACAACCAAGTGTTGCACCGACTTCAGTACCTTCAAATGCTGATAAGTCGCAAGAAAAGACAGGCAAGGGTTCGAATATGCTAGCTAAAACTGGTGCAAGCATTCTAGGACTTCTGATTGCTGCAATCCTGTTTACTCTAGCTGGATTCGGGTTGGTCAGCTGGCGTCGTAAAAACTAG
- a CDS encoding SpaA isopeptide-forming pilin-related protein, whose amino-acid sequence MITRGGLSEKKIRISKFTEENNGKELPGAELAVYNGDYAEEEVPDSTKAIATWTTGPAKDLSLGEGTYTLVEKKLQRVTEKLRI is encoded by the coding sequence TTGATAACGAGGGGGGGGCTTTCTGAAAAGAAAATCAGGATCAGTAAGTTTACTGAAGAGAACAACGGTAAAGAACTCCCAGGTGCTGAACTTGCTGTATATAACGGAGACTACGCTGAGGAAGAAGTACCTGATTCCACGAAAGCAATAGCTACGTGGACGACTGGTCCAGCTAAAGATCTCTCTTTGGGCGAAGGCACTTATACCCTAGTTGAGAAAAAGCTCCAGAGGGTTACGGAAAAGCTTCGAATATAG
- a CDS encoding EndoS/ChiA family endoglycosidase: protein MVSLFHAGNDHYQSDAEFWKTFDEVYHPELQRRGTRVVRTISATELLKETASLRAVGAKADAKGYRQVAEKIKKEYVDAHNLDGLDVVMEVLRLERNWHSRREDVWRIRKIMAALSELLGPKADVNQGKKKDDSGYKFLIYDTFDDVERSQIRVVAELVDYVFPQTYKSGGAEIDQLWNASRNTLSSCQFVPGYAHPEEDDTVNRFETAIGDVDSSKAMEVAAW, encoded by the coding sequence ATGGTTTCTCTTTTTCATGCCGGTAATGACCATTATCAAAGTGACGCCGAATTTTGGAAAACCTTTGATGAGGTATATCACCCTGAGTTGCAACGACGTGGTACACGAGTTGTCCGTACTATTTCTGCTACGGAGCTCTTAAAAGAAACTGCCTCTTTGCGGGCGGTAGGGGCGAAAGCTGACGCTAAAGGTTATCGGCAGGTTGCAGAAAAAATCAAGAAGGAATATGTGGATGCGCATAACCTTGATGGCTTAGATGTGGTCATGGAGGTTTTACGCCTAGAACGTAACTGGCATTCGCGCCGAGAAGATGTATGGCGTATCCGGAAAATCATGGCGGCACTGTCGGAACTTCTTGGCCCTAAAGCGGATGTTAACCAAGGGAAAAAGAAGGATGATTCCGGCTATAAATTCCTAATTTACGATACTTTTGATGACGTTGAACGTTCTCAAATTCGTGTGGTCGCCGAGCTTGTTGACTATGTATTTCCTCAAACATATAAGAGCGGTGGGGCAGAAATTGATCAATTGTGGAATGCCTCTAGAAATACCTTAAGCTCTTGTCAATTTGTGCCAGGGTACGCGCATCCTGAAGAAGATGATACGGTTAATCGTTTTGAAACCGCCATTGGTGATGTCGATTCATCTAAAGCAATGGAGGTGGCAGCTTGGTAG
- a CDS encoding acyl-CoA carboxylase subunit beta, whose protein sequence is MSTTAEKLADLRARLEKAQDPGSERARAKRDEAGFTTPRQRINRLLDAGSFVEIGALGRTPGEPDAPYGDGVVTGYGRIDGRPVAIYAHDKTVYGGSVGETFGRKVCEVMDMAIKIGCPVIGIQDSGGARIQDAVTSLAMYSEISRRQLPLSGRSPQISIMMGKSAGGAVYAPVTTDFVVAVDGRAEMYVTGPAVIKEVTGEDITSHDLGSARQQELNGNVSYVAADEDDAFNYVHDLLQHLPLTCNDPNPEYWAPSDEDIMAADHSLDTFMPDDTNAGYDMHSLLKLIFDEDDFLEIQPNFAPNIIVGFSRIDGRSVGVVANQPLEYAGCIDADAADKAARFIRICDAYNIPILFVVDTPGYLPGVEQEKVGLIHRGAKLAFALVEATVPKISLIVRKAYGGAYAVMGSKNLSGDINLAWPTAQIAVMGAAAASVMIQGKQLAAVEDPAQRAMMKKLFMDFYDENMTSPYVAAERGYIDAMIQPHETRIALRRALRQLETKDVHDLPKKHTIAPM, encoded by the coding sequence GTGAGTACGACTGCGGAAAAGCTCGCTGACCTTCGGGCGCGCCTAGAAAAGGCGCAGGATCCAGGTAGTGAGCGGGCGCGGGCTAAGCGCGACGAGGCTGGTTTTACAACCCCCCGCCAGCGTATTAACCGTCTTCTAGATGCTGGCTCTTTCGTAGAAATCGGTGCTTTAGGTCGTACTCCAGGTGAGCCCGACGCCCCTTACGGTGACGGTGTTGTTACTGGCTATGGTCGTATCGACGGCCGTCCCGTGGCCATCTATGCCCATGACAAGACCGTCTACGGTGGTTCGGTGGGCGAGACGTTTGGCCGCAAGGTATGTGAGGTCATGGATATGGCCATCAAGATTGGATGCCCTGTGATTGGTATCCAGGATTCTGGTGGTGCTCGTATCCAGGACGCTGTTACTTCGCTGGCTATGTACTCTGAGATTTCGCGTCGTCAGTTGCCATTGAGTGGCCGTAGCCCGCAGATTTCCATCATGATGGGTAAGTCTGCCGGCGGTGCTGTATATGCTCCTGTGACCACTGATTTTGTGGTGGCTGTGGATGGTCGCGCGGAAATGTATGTCACTGGCCCTGCTGTGATTAAGGAAGTCACGGGTGAAGACATCACTTCTCATGATCTGGGTTCTGCGCGTCAGCAGGAACTCAACGGCAACGTGTCGTATGTGGCTGCCGATGAGGATGATGCCTTTAACTATGTGCATGATTTGCTGCAGCATTTGCCGCTTACCTGCAATGATCCTAACCCTGAGTATTGGGCGCCCTCGGATGAGGACATCATGGCGGCGGATCACAGCTTGGATACTTTCATGCCGGATGACACCAATGCTGGCTATGATATGCATTCGCTGCTCAAGTTGATCTTCGACGAGGATGATTTCCTTGAGATTCAGCCGAACTTTGCCCCCAACATCATTGTGGGCTTCTCGCGTATCGACGGCCGCAGCGTGGGTGTGGTTGCTAACCAACCGCTGGAATACGCAGGGTGTATCGACGCCGATGCGGCCGATAAGGCGGCTCGCTTTATCCGCATTTGCGACGCTTACAACATCCCAATCCTCTTCGTTGTGGACACCCCTGGTTATCTTCCTGGTGTGGAACAAGAAAAGGTTGGTTTGATTCACCGTGGCGCAAAGCTGGCCTTCGCGCTGGTAGAGGCCACTGTGCCGAAAATTTCTCTTATCGTGCGTAAGGCTTATGGCGGAGCTTATGCGGTGATGGGGTCTAAGAACCTTTCCGGTGATATCAACTTGGCGTGGCCTACTGCCCAGATCGCAGTAATGGGTGCTGCTGCCGCTTCGGTGATGATTCAGGGTAAGCAGTTGGCTGCTGTGGAAGATCCTGCGCAGCGCGCCATGATGAAGAAGCTGTTCATGGACTTCTATGACGAAAATATGACGTCGCCTTATGTTGCGGCAGAGCGCGGCTACATTGACGCCATGATTCAGCCGCACGAGACGCGCATTGCGTTGCGACGTGCCCTGCGTCAGCTGGAGACTAAGGACGTTCACGATCTGCCTAAGAAGCACACCATCGCACCGATGTAG